In Pueribacillus theae, one genomic interval encodes:
- a CDS encoding LysR family transcriptional regulator — protein MHLRQLEYIDMIVKHGTMREAAQQLFVTEPTISQQVREFEKEIGFQIFERSGRNIKLTKQGEKVLPTIRNVLLSVKDLENHIIEINDPSTGQIQLGIGPLTASRYLPELFQKFNILYPKVKLNVVQGGLFELTRLLIDNQLDVVVAPVNPSTKELMELNHFECITLFHDEYIAIVSKNHPFSSRTEISIHEISNEQLILYRTGILREYILSIFGEEFKENIIFSTDNNESTLALVRLGVGISIIPKFYTESWSEKDKEGISFVTFHDIAVKSDPCCFYSKKRYAPQYLKKFIEILIEITKK, from the coding sequence ATGCATTTACGCCAACTGGAATATATTGATATGATTGTAAAACATGGGACAATGAGAGAAGCCGCACAGCAGCTTTTTGTGACAGAGCCAACAATCAGCCAGCAAGTTCGGGAATTTGAAAAGGAAATTGGCTTTCAAATTTTTGAACGTTCCGGCAGGAATATTAAACTGACAAAACAAGGAGAAAAAGTTCTCCCGACAATCCGGAATGTTCTTCTTTCGGTGAAAGATTTGGAGAACCATATTATCGAAATTAACGATCCATCAACAGGCCAGATTCAACTCGGGATTGGGCCCTTAACAGCAAGCCGCTACTTGCCAGAGTTGTTTCAAAAGTTTAATATACTTTACCCGAAGGTAAAGCTTAACGTCGTTCAAGGCGGTTTATTTGAATTAACGAGGCTATTAATCGACAACCAATTAGATGTCGTCGTCGCCCCTGTCAACCCCTCTACAAAGGAATTAATGGAACTCAATCATTTTGAGTGCATCACTTTATTCCATGATGAATACATTGCAATCGTTTCAAAAAACCATCCATTTTCGTCTAGAACAGAGATATCCATCCATGAAATATCAAATGAGCAGCTTATCCTGTACCGTACAGGTATCTTAAGGGAGTACATACTCTCTATTTTTGGAGAGGAATTTAAAGAAAATATTATCTTCTCAACCGATAATAATGAATCAACCCTTGCCTTAGTCCGCCTTGGGGTCGGAATTTCAATCATTCCAAAATTTTACACAGAATCATGGTCAGAAAAAGACAAAGAAGGCATCAGCTTTGTGACATTTCATGATATTGCCGTAAAATCAGATCCGTGCTGCTTCTACAGCAAAAAACGTTACGCTCCTCAATATTTAAAAAAATTCATTGAAATTTTAATCGAGATCACAAAGAAATAA
- a CDS encoding DMT family transporter — protein sequence MAVRLLTFALTLIWGASWILAKIGLDYMGPFTFSLFRFASGVIVLFLVLFFMKRLSIKQIPLRDLMILGLIQTAAVFLFVAYGMMFVDAGKTSVLLYTMPIWSGILAAKFLDEQLTGANILAMILGAAGLLLIVGFDLNTLTDRSVIIGDLFILIASVCWATANIFYQKKFKKADRLQVNAYQMLFGTIAMLMAALMMEWGEPIQWTGMSIFAILFTGIAASAISFSIWFYLLDSVDTATAAMSILLVPIFGLVFGAIFLGEKLTTNIIIGSSLILIGVVLTQFSGMFVSKKKKMKNFSSPEKF from the coding sequence ATGGCTGTAAGATTACTAACATTTGCTTTAACACTGATTTGGGGAGCGTCATGGATTTTAGCAAAAATCGGGCTTGATTATATGGGCCCGTTTACCTTTTCTTTGTTTCGCTTTGCTTCAGGAGTCATCGTTTTATTCCTAGTTTTATTTTTTATGAAGCGCCTTTCTATTAAACAAATCCCTCTTCGTGATTTGATGATATTAGGACTCATACAAACCGCCGCCGTTTTCTTATTTGTTGCATATGGGATGATGTTTGTCGATGCGGGAAAAACATCCGTATTGCTTTACACAATGCCGATTTGGAGCGGAATTTTGGCAGCCAAATTTTTAGATGAACAGCTGACAGGCGCAAATATTTTGGCAATGATTTTGGGAGCGGCAGGCTTGCTCCTTATCGTTGGTTTTGATTTAAATACACTAACCGATCGTTCCGTTATCATCGGCGATCTTTTTATCCTTATCGCATCGGTTTGTTGGGCGACAGCTAATATTTTTTACCAAAAAAAATTCAAGAAAGCGGATCGGCTGCAAGTGAATGCGTATCAAATGCTGTTTGGAACCATCGCCATGTTAATGGCTGCTTTAATGATGGAATGGGGCGAGCCAATCCAATGGACCGGCATGAGTATATTTGCCATTCTTTTCACAGGAATTGCCGCTTCAGCCATCAGCTTCTCAATTTGGTTTTATTTGCTTGACTCTGTAGATACCGCAACAGCGGCAATGTCTATTTTACTAGTGCCTATTTTCGGGCTGGTTTTTGGTGCGATATTTTTAGGCGAAAAATTAACAACGAATATTATTATCGGATCATCTTTAATTTTGATCGGTGTCGTACTCACCCAATTTTCCGGCATGTTTGTTTCAAAAAAGAAAAAAATGAAGAATTTTTCTTCACCAGAAAAGTTCTGA
- a CDS encoding cysteine dioxygenase family protein translates to MNNLENMDPHFRRFVEKIDKVVKMETEEKTITSKVAEHMGDLLKHEDIIPEAYKKPNPDKYTLYPLYVAPDNSFSIASAVWDVGQSTPIHDHRTWGVIGIVQGEENEIHYEFSTNAQPKKVMERQLKKGMSLFAARLIKMSTKSLVLQMYRALESMFTEETSGKSSGECTIWKQGR, encoded by the coding sequence ATGAACAACTTAGAAAATATGGATCCGCATTTTCGACGTTTTGTAGAAAAGATCGATAAAGTTGTCAAGATGGAAACGGAAGAGAAAACAATCACAAGCAAAGTGGCTGAACATATGGGGGACTTGTTGAAGCATGAAGATATTATCCCTGAAGCGTATAAAAAGCCGAATCCTGATAAATATACGTTATATCCTTTGTATGTAGCGCCGGATAATAGTTTTTCGATCGCTTCGGCTGTATGGGATGTAGGACAGTCTACCCCGATTCACGATCATCGGACATGGGGGGTGATCGGCATTGTGCAAGGGGAAGAAAATGAAATTCATTATGAGTTTTCCACGAATGCTCAGCCTAAAAAGGTAATGGAGCGCCAGTTAAAAAAGGGGATGTCGCTGTTTGCTGCACGTCTGATCAAGATGTCCACAAAGTCTCTTGTGCTTCAAATGTACCGTGCATTGGAATCCATGTTTACGGAGGAAACATCGGGGAAATCGAGCGGGGAATGTACGATTTGGAAACAGGGAAGGTAA